The genomic window CTCTTGATGGGGCGTATCTGATTACTGTTGCGGCGGAGTGTGCCACGGCCACACAGCCAAGTAACAGGGGTTTGAGCAAATGCATTTGCCTTTTTGATAGACGCCGGGCGCTTTGAGCGTTTATGTGCCCTCATGAACGAAATGCCCCGCACAATCTCTGGCAAATTTCAGGACCCGCACCTGACCGTCAAAGGCGAAAAACGCGCCTGGGTCATGCCACACACCCTAGAAACCCTGTGGATCAACACAGGAACCTTGTGCAATCTCGCCTGCGCCAACTGCTACATCGAATCCACTCCCACCAATGATGCGCTGGAATACATCTCCACCTCCGAGGTGGCCGAGCTGCTCGATGAAGCAGAGCGGGAGCATCTGGGTCTCAAGGAAATTGGATTTACCGGTGGCGAACCGTTCATGAACCCGGACTTTATTCCAATGCTCGGGGACGCCCTGTCGCGCGGCCACAATGCATTGGTGCTGACAAACGCCATGCGTCCCATGCAACGCCCGGGACCTGCTGAAGCCTTGCTGGCGCTGCAGGCCCTCTATTCGGCCCGCCTCACAATCCGGGTGTCCATGGACCACTACACGAGCCAGGTTCACGAAGAAGAGCGGGGGCCGGATTCCTGGGCCCCGATGATCGACGGGCTGATATGGCTGAACCGCAATGGCTTTCAGCTATCCATTGCCGGTCGGATGCTGTCGGGTGAAACCGAAGAAGACGAGCGCACCGGGTATGCAAAACTCTTTGCCGAACTCGATCTCGACCTTGATGCCACGAACCCGAATGACCTCGTGATCTTTCCGGAAATGGATGAGAGTACCGACATCGCAGAAATCACCACCGGGTGCTGGAAGACACTGAACAAGTCGCCCCGGGACGTGATGTGCTCCAATGCCCGCATGGCTGTTAAACGCAAGGGCGCCAGCGCACCTGCCATACTGGCTTGCACGCTGATTGCCTATGACGAACGGTTTGAATTGGGACCAACCCTCAAAGGCAGCATGAAGCCGGTGTCCCTGAACCATCCGCACTGCTCACGTTTCTGCGTCCTGGGCGGCGCCAGCTGTTCCAGCTAGTCAGACGTCAGAAAGGTGACCGCGCTTCACCCAGAGGCGGCATCCATCTGGTGACGCCATCGGCAGTTCCTGACCAGCCGCACGACGCAACCACGTGCCCTTGCCATACAGTACACCGCCATACGACAACGCGCCGTCCAGCACGAAAATCTCCTCGCCCCCGGCAGCATGCGCCTCAATGCCCGTTCCCGGCTGCAGGCGCTCTACTGAAACCTGCTCATAATCCGAGCAAAACAGCACCTGCCGCTCATACCCCGCGACACCGGCTGGCTCGAACGGGGCGGTCTTCGTATCAACATGGACAGTGCGATCTTCGTCGTCAGGCATTTGCCGCAGCTTGACGAGGATCACACAGCCATCATCCGTATGCGGCGCATGTGACGACCCTGGCGGGTTGCGCACATACGTGCCTTCAGGGAAGTCACCATCATTGTCTGAAAACGTACCGGACAGGACGATGTACTCCTCGCCCATGTCATGGCGATGGGCGGAAAACCGGCTGCCGGCAGCATAGCGCACTAAGCTTGTGGCCCGTGCAACCTCGCCGCCGTCGCGCTCGATCATGCGTCGCTCTACACCTGCCATCGGAGAGGGAACCCAGTCGATTGCCTGCGTGTCGACCTGCGCTGGCTGCGTCAGATCTGCAAAAAGCGTTATCGGGGCCTGGCTAGCCGTCTGCTGTGACATGTCTGGTTCCTTTGCTCAGGAGAGCGTCTTCGCGTTAGATAGGCGCAGAACTTTCCATGCGCCGCTCACAAGCCCGTGATGCCTGCCGACAAGGACACAAACCTGCCGTGACACGCCGAGCCCTCTTTCTGGACCGTGATGGCATCATCAACGTCGACAAGGGATATGTACACGACGCAAAGGACTTTGAGTGGATGCCGGGCATCTTCGAGCTGGCACGCACAGCGATCAACCTTGACGCAGCCCTGATCGTTATCACCAACCAGTCCGGTATTGCCCGCGGTTACTACACGGAAGAACAGTATCAGACTCTCACAGTCTGGATGCGCGCCCGCTTTGCTGATGAAGGCATTGCGCTAACGGACATCTTCCACTGTCCTCACCTCAACGGTCCTGACGGCCGCGACCACCCGATGCGCAAACCCAACCCCGGCATGCTCCTCACAGCCCGCGATACCCATGACATAGGCATGTCGGCGTCAGCCATGCTGGGTGACAAGTGGACAGATATGGAGGCTGGGTTCGCTGCAGGCGTCGGTCATCTGGGACTGGTCGGCACCCCGCGTGACGGCAGACCCAAGAGCACAGAAGAGCGACAGATACGTACCCTAGCTGACCTCACGGAAGCACGCGCCTGGATCAGCAGCATCCTCACACACTGAATGCACCGGAGGTAAAGCTCATGACCCAGGACAGTCGACATGGCAACTGCTAATGCGGGCAGGTGACTTACCGGATCAACGGGACGCCCCTGAAACTGGCAATCTGCCATTGCACCGAGTGCCAAAAGCAATCGGCCAGTGCGTTCGGCATGAGCCTTGGCGTCAGACCAGAGGACTTCGAACTCACATCTGGTGCTCTCAGCTCTTTCGACGTCACCTGCGATAGCGGCCGCACAAAGACATGTGCGTTCTGTCCTCAGTGCGGCTCACGCATCTACCACCAGACCGGAAACAACATGAGCATCAAGGCTGGCACCCTGAAGGATACATCAGGCCTCAAGCCAGATGCCCACTACTGGACCCGCAGCAAACAACCATGGATTACCATTCCCGCCGATGCACTCCAGTTCGAGGATGACGGCTAGCGCTAGCCGCGTATGAGCCGGCCTGGCAGCGCGCCCGTCGGCTGACCGTTTTCATATACCGTTTCACCGGACACAACCGTCGCCACATACCCATCGGCGCGCTGTAGCAGACGACGTCCGCCGCCTGGCAGGTCGTGGGCAATCTCAGGCGCGTGCAGGCGAAGCCCCGCATGATCAATCACATTGATGTCTGCCTTCATGCCCGGCTTGAGCAGGCCGCGATCAGACAGGCCTACCGCGCGCGCGGTTTGCGCTGTCTGCGCCCTGATGACAAAGGGCAGGTCCAGCTTCGGACCCCGTGTGCGGTCACGCGTCCAGTGCTGCAGCAACGTTGTTGAGAACGACCCGTCACAGATGGTGCCCATATGCGCGCCACCATCTGACAGGCCCATCACCGAGTTGGGGTGCTGCATCATGGCGTAGGACGGATCGAGCGACCCATTGGCATAGTTGAGGAACGGGAACAGCAACATGCCCGTACCCGGTCCACGCCCGCCATCTGCCATCAGATACTCAAGCGCCAGTTCTTCAACGCTCTTGCCCTGCGCCTTGGCCTGCGCCCCCAGCATCTTGTCCGGCGTCGGTTCATAGTCCGGCACGTCACCCAGCGGGAACATCTGGTCAAACTGCCGGATGAGCGATTGCACAAATGGATGGTCGGAAGACGGTTCATTGCTCAGCATCCGTGCCCGGAAAGCAGGGTCCGACAGCTTCGCCACTTTTTCAGCCAGCGGCGCGTCTTCGATTTCCGCGTAAGCCGGGTAGGCTGTGAACGGATTCAACGTCAGTTCAAGACCGACAAGAATGCCGACCGGCCGCGGCGCGACCTGCGCCCGCATCTCAAGCCCGCGCTCATTGGCCCCTTCAATCTCCGACAGCAGCCACTTCCAGGCATCCGGTGCCAGGTCTGTCTGCGCCACAGAAATCGACATCGGGCGGCCGGACTTCTCAACGATGCGCTGGAACATTTCCATTTCATCGCGGCGCTTCTTGAAGTCGGAAACGACCTGCAACACACCCTTGCCGGCCTTGCCGATCTCAAGGGCAATGCCCATCAGTTCGTCTTCCGCCGCCGTCAGGGTCGGCGTTGGATCACCTTCTGACGTTTGATGGTTCAGCGTGCGCGACGTCGTAAAGCCGAGTGCACCCGCTTCAATGGCTTCGCGTGCCAGGGTGGCCATCGTTGCTATGTCATCGCCCGTCGCCATATCGCGATTGGCGCCACGTTCACCCATCACGAACACACGCAATGCCGCATGGGGAACCTGAGCGGCAAAGTCGATGTCAAAAGTCTTGCTGCTCAGGCTGTCGAGATATTCCGGGAAGCTCTCCCAGTTCCAGGGAAGGCCATCCGCCAGCACCGGAAAGGGGATGTCCTCAACGCCTTCCATCAGCCGGATCAGGCGCGTGTGGTCTTCGGCTTTGCAGGGCGCAAACCCGACACCGCAATTGCCCATGACGGCAGTTGTCACGCCGTGCCAGGACGACGGCGTGAGCTGACTGTCCCACGTCACCTGGCCATCATAGTGGGTATGGATGTCGACGAAGCCAGGCGTTACAAGCGCGCCATCAGCATTAATTTCGCGGGCAGCTGTGCCGGACACAGATCCGACCTCCGCCACAACGCCGTCTTTGACCGCAACGTCGCCAGAAAAAATCTCGCCGCCGGACCCGTCAGCGATGCGTCCGCCACGAACCACCAGATCAAATGTGCTCATTCGACCGCTCCCTGTATTTGTTTCCGCGGGAGACTAGCAGGGGTCAACCGGGTTTGTCCCTATGCGCGCTCTATTCAGGCAGCCCCAGCCGTGCAGCAATATTGTTGCGCTGCATGTTGGAAGACCCGCCGACAATCGGCATGCCCAGAATGTCCCGCACATGGCGTTCCATGTCATAGGCATCTGACAAAGCGTAAGCCCCCATCACCCGCTGACACAGAAGAGCGATTTCTACTGCTGTATCACCGATAAAGAGCTTGGCCATGCTTGTTTCAACCGAGCAGGGCCGGTCTTCCTGCGCCAGCCAGACCGCGTGGTAGAGCATGTGCCGACAGGCCTGCAGCTTGGTGCGGGCATCCACTAGGGCGTGGCGGACAGACTGATGACCGGAGATCACCCGCCCGAACTGCTCACGCTCTTGCGCGTACTGCCAGGCTTCTTCCACCGCCGCACGGGCCAGACCAAAGGCCACCGCCGTGATCTCGATCTTCTCGACGTCGAGGGTCTTGCCCGCCAGTTGCCCCCAGCCCTTGTTCCACTTCTCTGGTCCACCCAGAACGCACGAGGCCGGCACACGCACGTCATCGAAATACACATCCGACGACAATGTGTAGCGCAGGTTTGCGTGCTCAATCGGCTGCATGGTGACGCCCGGCGCGTCGGTCGGGATCAGCACCACGGAGAGGTTCTTGTACTTCTTGCCATCGGGGTCGGAATTCACGAGGCAATAGATCACGTCAGCAAAGTCAGCCCCCGTGCACCAGCGTTTGGACCCGTTGATGACAATCTCGTCGCCGTCCATCCGCGCGCGGGTTTTGACACTCGGCAGATCGCCGCCCACGTCCGGCTCTGATAGCCCATAGGCAAAAAACATCTCGCCCGCTGCGAGCTTGGGCAGCATCTGCGCCTTTTGAGCGTCGGAGCCGTTCTCAGCCACATTGGCACCGCCGTAGAACGCTGCATGAATGAAGGGCCCGGCCAGAAATGCGCCCGCCTGCGCCAGTTCCTCAATCGCAGCGACAGCTGCGACCAGATCAACGCCTGCCCCGCCATTCTCCTCAGGGATAGTCAGCCCGCAGATGCCGAGCTTTGCCAACTCTGCAAATACATCGCGGGGAAACTGGTGCGCCTTGTCCCACTCACGGCGTTTTTCGCGCGGTGCTTTTTCTTCCACAAAGCGCTTTAGCGTATCGCGGAGCATTCCCACATGTTCCGGCTCGTCGATGTAGGTCTGCAACCCGCCAGCTCCCCCAACATCTCTTGTCATTTCATTTTTCCCCAAAGGCTTGCTATGTCGTTTGCAACAACAAAGCAGGGAGCGCTGCAAATGGGAAGCATGACAACACGCCGCTGGGTACTGGCCGAACGGCCTGCGGGTATCCCCGACGACAAGACCTTCAAGCTGGAAGAGCAGGACCTGCCTGCGGTCGAAGACGGTCAGGTGCGCGTCCGCGTAACCCACTTCTCCCTTGATCCCGGCATGCGCCCGGCCCTGTCCAGGGACACCTATGTGGGGGCGACCCCCATCGGCAGCCTCATCACCAGTGCCGGCATCGGCATTGTGGAAGAAACAAAAGACGAAAAACTCGCCGTAGGCGACATGGTCACCGGCGGGTTTGGCTGGCAGTCAGGCCTGGTGGTCAAAGGCCGCCATTGCGTGAAGCACAATCCGGCGCTGTTCAAAGGCAAGGTCACGCCAACTGCAGCCATCGGCATTCTGGGGATTCCGGGCATGACATCCTGGTTTGGCCTCAAGAACATCGCCAGGCTCAAAGAGGGCGAAACCGTTCTGATCTCGTCTGCCTCAGGACCCGTGGGGGCCACCGCCGGGCAACTCGCCAAACTCATGGGAGCCGGCCGCGTGATCGGCATTGCAGGCTCTAAAGCAAAGTGCGACTGGCTTACGGCTGAAGCGGGCTTTGATGCCAGCATCAACTACCGCGACGCTGCCAACCTTGAAGACGCCATGCATGACGCAACCAGCGGCGGTGCAGACATCTACTTCGACAATGTGGGCGGCGAAATGCTGGATGCCGCCATCAATGTGCTGAAGCCCGGCGGGCGCATTGCGGTCTCCGGTCAGCTCGCTGAGTACAATCTTGATGAGCCACGCGGCATTCGCAACACGCTACCGTTCATCACCCAGCGCTTGACCATGCAGGGTTTTGTCGTTCTGGACTTCGTGCGCGAATTCGGCCCCGCCGCCATGCAGATGGCCCAGTGGATAAATGAGGACAAGCTACTCTATCGCGAAGAAGTGGTGGACGGCATCGAGAACGCGCCTGCTGCCTATGCGGGCCTCTTCAAAGGTGAGAACTTCGGCCGTCGCCTCATCAAAGTTTCTTAGGCATGACGTCCGACCACGCACTGCGTCAACAGATGAAGCAGAACCTGGCAGCGTTTGAACCAAACCTGCTGGCCGAAACAGACCTGAAGCGGGCGAGCGTTGCAGTCATCACGACACTTGATGACACCGGCGGTGATCCTGCCTTCATCATAACGCGCCGGGCGGCAAAGCTGCGGGGCCATGCAGGCCAGTGGGCCTTTCCTGGTGGTCGACTGGATGCTGGAGAAACATCACTGGAAGGCGCCATCCGTGAAACACGCGAAGAGCTGGGCCTGACGCTGACAGGCGAGCACTATCTGGGTCAGCTCGATGATTACGAGACCCATTCTGGATATGCGATGTCAGCTTTTGTGTTCTGGGTCACCAAAGCTCAGATGAAGGCAAACCCGGATGAAGTGGCCGCGATCCATCACTTTGAAGTTGCGTCATTGGACAGACCCGACTCACCGGAGCTGTTGCCCGGGCCCGACCCTGAAAGGCCCATCATCCGAATGCATGTGGGGCCGGTCGATATCCATGCACCGACCGGCGCCATTTTGCATCAGTTTCATGAGGTGGCGGTCAAGGGCCTTACCACCCGTGTTGCCCATTTCGATCAACCCGATTGGGCACGTTAGATCGTGCTTAGTCGGTGAACTCCCATTCGCCCAGGTCGCACAGATCAGAATCGTATTCGACATACTCAGAGCCATCATCCCAGACGGCACGAATGTCGTAGTTGCAGTTGGATTGACCGTCAGCAATCAGCACCTCAATCTCGTTGCCGGCTGGCAATACATAGCCGCTGGGAATGAGGTTATCGGTCCAGTAGTCGTCGCCTGGATCAGACACCTGGAACTCGATGATGTCCGCGCTGGACGCATTTATCAGAAGAAAATCAAGATCTTCGGCTTGTGCCGGACCAGCGTAAACAAATGCCGCGACTGCTGAAATCGCAGCAAACTTAGCAAATTTAGTCATTGGAAGTCCCCCATTTGTGAGATGCACCCAAGCACCTGAACAAAACGCTACAGTTGAATGACCACCATTACCAGTCGTCAAAATGAGCGTTTGCGCCGCTTTGGAGTCGCCTCCCGGCGCCCGTTCATTTATAAAACCCAATAAATTGACACTCAGGGAGCCAATACATGCCGATTACCTTTTACGACTTCACCCCCGCGCCCAGCCCGCGCCGCGCACGCATCCTGCTGGCGGAAAAGGGAATTGAAGTAGAAAACAAACAGATCGACATGATGCAGGGCGAGCAGCTTTCCGATGAATACAAGAAGATCAATCCAAGCTGCACCATCCCGGCTCTTCAGCTGGAAGACGGCACGATCCTGACAGACAATTCGGGCATCGCCGCCTGGGCCGACGCCTACAAGCCGGAGAACCCGATCCTGGGGTCAACACCGGCTGAAAAGGGCCTCGTGGCCAGCTGGAACGCCCGCATCGAGTTTGAAGGCCTGATGGCCGTTGCTGAAATTCTGCGCAACACGTCAAAGGGCATGCAGGGCCGCGCCATGACCGGCCCGCTCAATCTTGAGCAGATTCCCGCCCTCGCTGAACGCGGCAAAAAACGTCTTCCGCTTTTCTACGACATGCTGAACGAGCGCCTTGAGGGCCGGGACTTCATTGCCATCGACACACTCTCAGTGGCCGATATCACTGCACTGGTCTGCGTTGACTTTGGCGCGTGGGTAAAGATCACACCAACAGACGCCCACACGAACCTCAATCGCTGGCATGCGGCCATGTCCGCCCGCCCCAGTGCAAAAGCATAAAGCACCAAGGCATACATCCATGACACTCAAAACACCTGTCACCCTTGCGGGCGCCCCGCCCTCCCCATACACGCGCAAAATGCTCAGCGTCCTGCGCTATCGGCACATTCCCTACCGCGTGATCTGGAAAAACCCGCGCGAGATTGATGACCTGCCTCAGCCAAAAGTCGGTCTGCTGCCAACGTTCTATCTCGACAACGATGCTGGTGAACTGGAAGCCGTGGTGGATTCAACTCCGCTGATCACCCGCTTTGACGCGGAAGTGACCGAGCGAAAGGTCCGCCCATCGGACCCCGTCATCCGCATGGTCGATGATCTGCTGGAAGACTATGGCGATGAGTGGCTGACCAAGGCCATGTTCCACTACCGCTGGTACTACGACGCTGACATCAAGCAGGCGGGCAATGTTCTGCCCCGCGCGCGCATCCAGTCACCCAGCGAAGAACAGGCCAATGAGCTGGCGAAGATTTTCAGCGAACGGCAGATTTCCCGCCTCTATGTCGTAGGCTCCAACGACGTGACTGCGCCGGTGATTGAAGAAAGCTACCACCGCATTGTGGAAGCTCTGCGGGCTCATCTCGTCGAGCATCCCTTCATCATGGGTGCCCGCCCCGGTGCTGCCGACTTTGCCTTCTTTGGCCAGCTCACACAGCTTGCTCAGTTTGACCCGACGCCGCTGGCCGTCACGCTTGAAACAGCCCCCCGCGTCTATGCTTGGGTGATGTTGATGGAAGATCTATCCGGTGAAGAACCAACCGAAGACGGGTGGTTCAATGCCGAAACTGTCCCCGCGACACTCAAGGCCATACTGGCTGAGGTGGGTCGTGTGTATGCACCGTTCCTTCTGGCCAACGCCAAGGCACTGGAAACAGGCGCGGACGAGGTGGACACAACCATCGCTGGCGCCCGCTGGGTCCAAAAGCCCTTCCCCTATCAAGGCAAATGCCTGATGGAGTTGCGCAAGAACTATGCTGCGCTGGACGCAAATGCCCGTTCGGCATTTGATGCCATCATTGCCGGAACTGGCTGCGAAGCCATATTTGCCTGATCAGAAATAGAAACGTCTCAGGAGACTGTCATGACAACAACCAATACTGAGTGCTTTGAGGTCACGATCGAGAACCGCATAGCGCACATCAAGCTGAACCGGCCTGAAAAGCGCAACGCCATGATCCGGTCGTTCTGGTCCGAGCTACCAAGCATCATCAACAAGATCGACACGGAGGCGGAAGCCCGTGTGATTGTTATCTCGTCAACAGGCCCGCACTTCACAAGCGGACTTGATGTCTCGTCCTTTGGTGGATCTGAAATCTCGCCTGGCGGCACCGGCGATGACGAAACCGCAAAGCGCAAGGCCAAGCTCACCGCAGGTCAGGCTTTCTACAACAACGTTCTGGGCATGCAGGACTCGTTTTCAGCTCTGGAGAATTGCCGCATCCCCGTCCTTGCAGCGATTCAGGGTGGCTGCATTGGTGGCGGTGTTGATCTCACAACCGCCTGCGACATGCGCTATTGCACGGAAGACGCCTTCTTCACGATCTATGAAACAAAGATCGGCATGACAGCGGACGTGGGAACATTCCCCCGTATCGTCAAAATCATTCCCGAAGGCATCGTGCGTGAGCTCGCCTACACAGGTCGCCGCATTCACGCAGCTGAAGCCAAGGAAGTCGGCCTCGTAAACCGGGTCTTTGCTGATCAGTCTGCCATGCTGGACGGCGTGATGGAGATTGCCCGCGAGATTGCAGCCAACGCACCGCTTGCCGTCTCCGGCTGCAAACGCCTCATCAACTATTCCCGCGACCACACCACCGCAGACGCGCTGGATTACATCGCCATCTGGAACGCTTCCATGTTGCAGACCAGCGAGATCATGGAAGCCATGACAGCAAATGCTGAAAAGCGCGAAGGTGACTTCGCGGAGCTTCCACCAAAACGCAGCCTCGGCGCCGCATAGGAGCAATACCCATGAAAGTCGAAAACCATGTGATGCCTGGCAAGGAACAGATCGAAGCCATGGCCAATGATCCGGGCCCGGACGGACCGATCGTGATGGTCAATCTTCTCAAGTTCAGGGACAAGGCCGCCTACAAGGATGGCAGCGACGCTGATCTGTCGGGCCGGGAGGCATATGCGCGCTATGGAGCAGGCGTTGCACCATTGATTGAGAAGCATGGTGGTCGGCTGATTTTCGCGGGCCCCGTGACCTTCCTGACGCTGGGACTTGTAGAAGACATGTGGGACCAGGTGGCCCTTGTAGAGTATCCCAAGCGCGCCAGCCTGTTTGAGATGTCCACATCTGACGCCTATCAGGAGATCTCGCACCATCGAGATGCTGGTCTTGAAGGCCAGCTGAACATCGAAACAACCCCGGATTTCATTCTCCCATCCTGAACCTGCCCCGTCTTAGGTCGTGCCCTGAGCTTCTCCTTGCGTTAGTCTTGCCCAGACAGGGCTAACACTTGGGGGCGGCATGAGATGACATCCATCACGCAGGATGCATCACCACAACAAGAGCGACTGGTTGAAACCGGCAAGGGGATGTTTGACGCAAACTTCCTCCTGAGCCTGGCGCTTGCCCTGATCGTATGGGCCATTTTGCGCACGCCGGAGGGGTGGCAGACCTTTCTGGGCGAAGCTGACCGCGAAGTGCTGCAGATCGCATTTGAACTCAGGGTCAACCAGACGGTCAAAGGCACCGGCCCGATCCTCTTTCTCAATTTGGACGAAAGCGTCTGGCAGTCCGATGAAACCGACGGGCCCGCCCTCGCCTATGCCCCGCGCAAGGTGGTGGCTGACATGCTTGAGGCCGCCTACGGCATTCCCGGCTTCCCCCGCCCGAAAGTCGTCGTGGCCGATATTGATCTCTTCTGGCGCACACCGGAGGAAGAGCAGGAATCCCGCATTGACGACATTCTCACCCGGTGGGGAGCGGACACCGAAGCACCATTGCTGGTCATGCAGCGCGAGGTCGTTGATGGCGATGGCCACCGCGACCAGCTGGCCCGCGCCCGTGGCTCTGCGCGCGAGCGCATTCTCGCCAATGCGCCGGCTCAGAACATCGTATGGTCCGTAGCCCAGATCACCGGCGATGAAGTCGTTGGCGCCCGCTACATGGCCCACTACCTTTGCATCAAGACACAGACCGGCACAGACATTGTCCCCACAACGCCGCTCTACGCCATTGCCGGACGCACGGCATCGTCGGCACAAGAGGCCATTGCGCTGGTGAACCGGGCCGTCGAGCGGCCACGCCAGTTCTGCCGTGGCGAGATCGACGATCCAAGTTTTGATCTCGAGCGCATCGACCGCGAACCCATCGCTTTCGGGGAGCAGGAAAGCTTCATCAATTACTCGGCCCATCCCGGCAATGATCCGGTCACCGAGCCATCCCTTTTGGCTGCGGACATGTTCTATATCCCCGCCGGTTTTGCCAATCCGCCCATGGTTTCAGGCCTGGCCTCCAGCAACGGTATTGTCATCATCGGCTCTGCTGCGACCATGGCGCGGGACCGCCACATGACCCCCTACGGCCTGATGGGTGGCAGTATGGTCATCGCCAATATGATCCGTGGTCTCGAAGAAGGCGGCGAAATACGGCGGCTTTACTGGCTTTTGGACGCTGTTTTGCTGACGATCTTCGTCACGTTGATCGTCGCTTCCTTCTGGTATGCCCGCATCGCGCGAGACTGGATTGGCCCATCCTCACATCTGCCTTTTTTCTCCCGGATGGTGCGTTTACCAATCAAATTGCTGACAAACCCAGTTATTGTTAAGCTGTTGATCGGGGTGGGGATTTTCTGGGTCAGTACATTTGCCAGCTATCTTCTGCTAGACAATGGAATTTGGGTGAGCTTTGCCGCCCCTGCCTACGTGGCCGCTTTGAACGAAGCCCGCGAAGATTTTGAAGAATTGATGGAGAGCTTGCGAAATGCGCGCAGCCAAGCAGCTTAGTTTTGCCGTTTCAGGTGCCATTGCACTTGGAGCCGTCGCCACGGGTTTCGTTGTCCCGACCCTGCCTGCACAAGCAGCCGTCGGGCCCTGCTCAACACCGACCGTAGCCTTCGTCAAAGACGTTCAGGGCAGTGACGACAGCGTGCGCATTGCGCGCGGCGGCTCGGAAGGCCCGTTGGGAGTCTTCTCGCCACTTTGCGAAGGTGACGTGCTGAAACTCGGCTCATCTGCTGATCGGGTTGTGGTCGCTGTGGCCGGTGCCTCGCACCCACGCGAATTCCGCGGGCCATCATCACACACCATCGGTGGCGCCGAGACGGCATCACAGTCCGTATCTGAGATCATCGAAGGCCGCCTGCTGCCATTGGGTGACCGCATGGTCGCTCAGGGGTTGGGACGATCAGCTGAAGAATTCACATTCGGCCTCCTCGACCTTGAAGCTGAATCTGCGCAGATCAAATCCGGCTTCCGCCCCTTGTGGGTTGGCTGGACTGGGGGACAGGCGCCATTTGAGCTTCTGGTCCTTGACCCGGATGACCGCATCTTTGCGTCCACCACCTTGTCTGACAAATCCACCACGATCGCCGCGCGGGAAATTGTTCCCGGCCGCTACTCCATCGTGGTCAAGGACAGCTTCGGGCGCACCAACCAGACCTTCTTTGACGCCGTGGAAACAGCACCCCCCGCGCCAGAAGTAGAAGCACCAAACTGGATGGGCCGGGATACGGCCGCCATGTTCTCAGCTTTCTGCGTGGCGTCAGAAGACCCGTTCACCTGGTCATATGAAGCAGCTCAGATCCTCAATCAGGCGTCAGACAATGGCCTGGACCGGGAAGCTGCGCTGGCCTTGCTGGCGTCGGGCGATACCGCTGCACTCTGCCCACTTTAGGGCTGCGGCAGGCATCAACACCAATATGACAATCTAGCTGCGCGCATCCAGCGCATGGGTTGCATCACCAATCACGACATAGGGCGCCCAGAAATACGGGTGCGCTGTGTCGCTGGTGTTCATCAATGATGTCTGCGCATTTCTCAACGCCTCGTGCATGGGTGCACCGCGTGCCTCGGCAAAGAACTGCCGGGTAATCGCATCCGCCGCTTTGTCATCGGCAACCCAGTGGGTTGCCAGCACGGCGCGCGCGCCTGCGTAGATAAAGCTGCGCACCAGACCATCTAGCTGCGCACCATCGAACAACGCTGCGAGCCCCTGCGCGCCTTCTCCGGTCCGTGCCGTGTCACAAGCCGCGAGGAAAACCAGATCAGCCGAAATCTCCATGTCGAGAATTTCTGTT from Candidatus Phaeomarinobacter ectocarpi includes these protein-coding regions:
- a CDS encoding glutathione S-transferase family protein, producing MPITFYDFTPAPSPRRARILLAEKGIEVENKQIDMMQGEQLSDEYKKINPSCTIPALQLEDGTILTDNSGIAAWADAYKPENPILGSTPAEKGLVASWNARIEFEGLMAVAEILRNTSKGMQGRAMTGPLNLEQIPALAERGKKRLPLFYDMLNERLEGRDFIAIDTLSVADITALVCVDFGAWVKITPTDAHTNLNRWHAAMSARPSAKA
- a CDS encoding crotonase/enoyl-CoA hydratase family protein, whose amino-acid sequence is MTTTNTECFEVTIENRIAHIKLNRPEKRNAMIRSFWSELPSIINKIDTEAEARVIVISSTGPHFTSGLDVSSFGGSEISPGGTGDDETAKRKAKLTAGQAFYNNVLGMQDSFSALENCRIPVLAAIQGGCIGGGVDLTTACDMRYCTEDAFFTIYETKIGMTADVGTFPRIVKIIPEGIVRELAYTGRRIHAAEAKEVGLVNRVFADQSAMLDGVMEIAREIAANAPLAVSGCKRLINYSRDHTTADALDYIAIWNASMLQTSEIMEAMTANAEKREGDFAELPPKRSLGAA
- a CDS encoding NUDIX hydrolase, with protein sequence MTSDHALRQQMKQNLAAFEPNLLAETDLKRASVAVITTLDDTGGDPAFIITRRAAKLRGHAGQWAFPGGRLDAGETSLEGAIRETREELGLTLTGEHYLGQLDDYETHSGYAMSAFVFWVTKAQMKANPDEVAAIHHFEVASLDRPDSPELLPGPDPERPIIRMHVGPVDIHAPTGAILHQFHEVAVKGLTTRVAHFDQPDWAR
- a CDS encoding glutathione S-transferase N-terminal domain-containing protein: MTLKTPVTLAGAPPSPYTRKMLSVLRYRHIPYRVIWKNPREIDDLPQPKVGLLPTFYLDNDAGELEAVVDSTPLITRFDAEVTERKVRPSDPVIRMVDDLLEDYGDEWLTKAMFHYRWYYDADIKQAGNVLPRARIQSPSEEQANELAKIFSERQISRLYVVGSNDVTAPVIEESYHRIVEALRAHLVEHPFIMGARPGAADFAFFGQLTQLAQFDPTPLAVTLETAPRVYAWVMLMEDLSGEEPTEDGWFNAETVPATLKAILAEVGRVYAPFLLANAKALETGADEVDTTIAGARWVQKPFPYQGKCLMELRKNYAALDANARSAFDAIIAGTGCEAIFA
- a CDS encoding DUF1330 domain-containing protein; the protein is MKVENHVMPGKEQIEAMANDPGPDGPIVMVNLLKFRDKAAYKDGSDADLSGREAYARYGAGVAPLIEKHGGRLIFAGPVTFLTLGLVEDMWDQVALVEYPKRASLFEMSTSDAYQEISHHRDAGLEGQLNIETTPDFILPS
- a CDS encoding NADP-dependent oxidoreductase, whose product is MGSMTTRRWVLAERPAGIPDDKTFKLEEQDLPAVEDGQVRVRVTHFSLDPGMRPALSRDTYVGATPIGSLITSAGIGIVEETKDEKLAVGDMVTGGFGWQSGLVVKGRHCVKHNPALFKGKVTPTAAIGILGIPGMTSWFGLKNIARLKEGETVLISSASGPVGATAGQLAKLMGAGRVIGIAGSKAKCDWLTAEAGFDASINYRDAANLEDAMHDATSGGADIYFDNVGGEMLDAAINVLKPGGRIAVSGQLAEYNLDEPRGIRNTLPFITQRLTMQGFVVLDFVREFGPAAMQMAQWINEDKLLYREEVVDGIENAPAAYAGLFKGENFGRRLIKVS